GATAATGCAAAATTGGCATTATCAAAAGCGGAGGCCCCTCCGCCTAAAATTGCCACCTTCTTGTCTTTAAGGGCCTCAAAGTCAATGTCTTCTGAGGTATGTGCATAGAGGTGACGAGGTAATGTTTCGGAAATCATAGATGGTACGTGCCATTCTCCTCCGCCTTGAATACCAGTGGCTAAGATAACCTTGCGGGCCAGTAATGTATTAGAAGATGCTCCTGCTCCTTCAATATGCAGTCGATAAATATCTTCCCCTGCAGGCTCAATAAGCTTCATCTTCACCTCATTAACAACAGGTAAATTAAGAACCTTTCGATACCAACGTAGATAGTTCATCCAATCGTTTCGTGGAATCTTATCGATGTCCTCCCAACTTTTTGGTCCAAATTGGGCTTCCCACCAGGAGCGAAAAGTCAGAGAAGGCACTCCAAGATCAATGGATATCAAATGTTTAGGCGTACGCAATGTCATCATACGAGCGTAAGTTACCCATGGCCCTTCATATCCTTCACTGTTTTCGTCGATGATAAGGATATTAGATATTCTTTCACGCAAAAGCCCAAAGGCCACACCTAAACCACACTGGCCACCTCCTATAATCACTGTATCGTAGACATGCCCCTCAGGATGGTGGGTTGGGCATACCCAGTCCTCTCCCCCAAATGCAAGATAAGAAAGATCCCTTTTTACTTGTTCATTTAAAGCTTCTAAACTCATAATTTTTCATTCCTTTCAATATATGACTTATTATCTTCTGAACTAATCGTTAAGTTATTCTTTACTTTATCTGAATGGTGGCTTTTTCTCACATCGTCTTATGAGCAGCATTGATCAATTCCAACAATATTATTAAAATTTTCTGAAATCACAGACACTTCCTTGCCTCCATATTTTCACAATACCATACCCCCTTATGGTATGTAAAGGACTTTTAATAAAAAGTTTAAAAATGGGTATTTGACGAAGAATTTTTTTTACTTAGAATTTTTCCTTGACTGAAGTGCATCCTTCTATTGTGGAAAGCATATCCCGTTTAGGAGTAGTACCAGCGAAGCTGTCATAGACCGCAATAAGGATTTAAACCTTGATATACAATAACAAAAACGACCGTTTTTGTTACGGTCATTATTAATAAACTTTTAGTCTAATTAACTTGCATACTGAGTGTAACAAAAATATGTAACAATATTATTCGTAACAATATCCTCATTTAATCGTTTTTGATACAATAGTCGGTGAAGAGGATGATAAATATGAAGTTTGGGGTTCTGTTGCAAAGTTTTTTAACAGAGAAAAAGTTGGTATGATTGCAGATGGATTTTATGCAATCGTTAGTAATTGTTGTAATTCATTATACGTCGAAAAAACGAAGTTTGGTTGTTGCAAACTTCGTTTTCGTTTATATAGAGCATGAACGGTTTCAATACCTTTCAAGGTACGTGAAGTATGACGAAGGCTTTGAAATCCTATAGATTTGGCAAAACGCCTTTTTACATGTCTATGGTCTTGTTCAATGAGATTGTTCAAATGTTTGACTGTACAATGAGTTGTACGTCTATAAAAACCTTGTTCTTTTAATTTGTTAAACGCGCAAAGTAGCGCTGGGGCTTTGTCTGTTGTGAGAACTGTTGGTTCTCCAAAAGCCTTCACCAATCTTTTCATAAAAGCATATGCCGCCTGATGATCTCTTGTTTTTCGAAGTTGAATATCCAATGTATATCCACCCTTATCGATCGCACGATATAAATAACGCCATTTTCCTTTCACTTTTATATAAGTTTCATCTAATTTCCACGATGATTGTACCTTTTTGTTTTTCTTCTTCCAGATTTGATAGATCAAATTTCCATATTCATGGACCCAACGCATAATAGTTGTTGGATGAACCGATATGCCACGCTCTCTCAAAAGTTCAGAGATATCGCGATAGCTTAAAGAAAAACGACAATAGTAGCCAACGGCTACTAAAATAATATCCTTCTTAAATTGTTTTCCTTTAAAATATCCCATATAGTATTCTCCTCGCCTCATGTTTCTTACATTTTAACTTCCCTTAGAAAAACTTTGCAACAGAACCATGCCTGATATATTTTATTCTTCTTACTGTATGTGCCTAATGTATTCAATATAGTGGATGGGGTGATTTTACCAGCTTTGATTGACATCGCGATTCTAAGCATATCCGGGTAGTGATTTTCAATCATACTCCAATTGATTTCTCCTGAAAATAGTTCATCAATATGTTCATAACTGTCTTGTGAATTGGGGCGAAATAATTTTAAGTGCTTCCAATTGCGAATGCGGGGCATTAACTGAATACCTAATAAAGTAGCTAAACCAAAGACTGTGGTGCTTTGTCCTTGCGTATCCGAATGCAGAATTTCTGGTTGAATATCTACTTTTTCATTCATCAAAACATCCAATATATGTATTCCTTCCCAAACCCCACAAGGAATAAAATTACTAAATAAAGCAATATATGTGTTGGAAACATGATAATATCCAATACCCCCATAACCCCCATATCGAATATGGTTTTCAGATAAAAGATTTTGTTCATAGACATCCCATATCGTTCCGTCTGCTGATGCACTTTTTCCATCTCCCCAATATTTTGGAAGTTCAAAACGATTGTAAGCATTAATAATATATCGAATTGCTTTGTCTAAGTCTTCAATTGTTACATGCCTTTGATTAATCCAAGCAATTTGTTTTCGATCTATTTCTTGTATTGAACGAGCTGTTTGAGTAGGACCTAAATTACATCCGTAACAAAATGTATTAGTTAAATAACGGTCAATGTGATTTTCTAATTTTCCTTCATACCCTGAAATAGGTCCAAAGAAACGTGTCCAATTGAGCCAATACTCTGTATCTGCTAACATATCTAGAACGTTAATCGGCTCTAAATTATACATAATATAATTTTCAAGCTCTTTCAATTCAGGAAGAACCTTCTTCTTTTTTAGTTTTCCAATTACTACTTCGCCTTTTTCAATTCGAACTTGCTGATTATGTGGGAAGGATTTGTTGGTATTATGGCAAACTTGTTGAAGGTTATGATGTATCTTTTTTGTGAAATCTGAACCTAAACTAGGTAAGTTTAATTGATTACAAAATTCCTCAAGGTTCTCTTCATATTCTTCCCATGAAATAAGTTGTTTTCGATAATCTGCATATTTTTCACTACCTTCAATATATAAATCTCCAGATTTCAAACCCCACATAATTTGTGAAAATACACACACTTCAAAATGCCGACGATTCAGTTCCTCTGGAACAACTTCTCTTTTCTTTTTAGGACTTAACCATCTCCACCAACCATCAGGTATCCAAGACAAGTTCAGAAGAGGTGTCACTTCTCTTTTCCACAGTCCAATCTTTTTTATATGAGCGACCGATATCCATTCTTTTCTGGTATGTTGATGAGAAAATATAAATTGAATGGCTTCTACTATAGATGAATCCTGAGTTGTTGACCGTAAAGGGAATACCTCTAAAATTTTGAATAGTGTAGAGCGATGACTTTTAAAGAATTTTTGTAAAAACAAATAGTAATTATCCCCACTAAGTGATAGATGATCCTCACAATCTTGTAATACTTGATCTTCTTTATCTCCAAGTACTTGTTGGATAGCTTGTAAACGTTCATCAGGTATTCCTTCCGTTTGGTAGGCCATAAGTACATGCTGTAAAGTGGCTACTAAAGAATCCGTTCGTTTTTGTGTCTGTTTTTTATAATCCTGTAAAAATTCACGTCCTTTTTTATGAATACTCATCATACGTTTTATCAGCATTTCACCAATATTATCTAGTATTCTTGATGTTTGTACAGAAATCAAAGAGATGGCTAACGTATATCTTTTCTTCTTTTCTATTTCTGACATACGATAAGCATCTAATGTTTTAGCTTCAGCAGCCATTTGTTGTATTTTGGTTGAAGAAAAGCTTTCAAGAAGGTAAACAGGTATTTTTTGATGTATTAACCAATCGTAATGCAGAATTAACTCTTTTAAATGAAACAAGGAGGCACGGTTTGGCATCTTCTTTGAGGCGATTCCACGGGCTATAAAAGGTGTCAGGTTCTGTTTGAAATAAATAGTCTATTTGTTGTAATTGTTGCTCTTGTAAGGATTCATATACTTGCTCGTAAATGAAACGATAAGACTTGTGTCTTATTTCGTTAGCCGCTTCTTTAAAAGTGTTATAGACGGGTAATTCATATCTTTGATGTATTAACTCTTCAATAGCTGCATTAATTAAATCAGCTGGATCATCTTTGCTTCCAGCTATATGTTTCATTGTATCAAGCATGATTTGACGAGCATTATGATCAAATTGTTGAATTTTTAGATACTGTCTTACAAATTGATAATGTCTTTTTATAGTACGTGTTTTACTGTATGCTTCCCATTCAGTTTCAATAGGGATAGGTAATTGAGCGGACTGTGCAATGTGTTTAATTATAATTGGAGGTATATCTGAAATACGTGTAAAAAAGCCAAGATTTTGTACAGTTTTTAGCAAAATTAGTAACACTAGTTGCTGTAATGTTCCTTTTGTTTTCAAACTTGTCCATTCTATTTCGCTTCTGGTTGGCGTGTATACACTCCTTAAATCTTCCGTACTTAGATTATGTTTGATTCTTGGATATATCGTATCTTGAATACTAGGCATAACTAATCCCCCTAGAATCTATATATGTTTCAATATTCAACCATCTTTATTGTAAAATAAAAACCTATCCGCAGATAGGTTTCTTGTTTATATTTATCTTATTAATTTGAATATTTTTCCATAGTGGCCCCTCATACCTTGAATCGTTTCCGTACCCCCAATACTCCAAAACTCAAATGTACTCTCATGTTATTACATGAGAGTACATTTGAGTTCGTCCAACTTGAACATAATTACGCTCTCCTTTCCTCGTGAAATAAAAAAAAGGCAACCGATTTAGCCTTCATCCGACCGCCTTGAAATTCATATATCTTGTGTAACCTTAACTGCTGTAATACGGTCGCACTTAACAATTCATCAAATATGAAATTTTCAGGAGTTTTTTCTTTTGACATACATTCACCTCCAAAAAACTTTTATCATTACTATTAAATGCATAATAGAAATAAAATATTTCATGCACATTTTATTTACTTTCATAGAATACTACTAATCATATACATATGAATTGAGGAGGTTTATATATGAAACGTTATTACAATCGTTCCGCCGATTCTAAAACTTTACATAAACAACTCCAATTTTCTAATGATGATGCTTGGAAATATGAATCTTTTTATAAGTATCAGCCTTTATTTTCTTATAAAAAGCTTTTCAAATTTCTTTCTCAGCTCTTTAGACGTTAATATGTATATAAAAATAAAATGTACCATTCATACAACATTTCTCAACATGAGACCTATAGACTTCATATAACATTATTGTTACCATTTACATAATCTGCTTGATAAAAACCCCTTATTGCAACCTACTTAAAAAAGTAGGTCTTTTTTTCTCAACATGAACAGTATAGAATTCACAAATCGTATCTGTTAATCTATATACATAGCCAATATGTACAATGCGATGTGACCAGTTCTAACGTACAGGTCTTTTTTATTTTGTAATTCTTTTATATTCGAAACAAATGACTCCAATTTCAAAATAGAATATAGACTATCAATTTATTTTTTCTCAATACACAAAACGAATTTCATTTGTTACTATAAAAGTACTCCAGATGAGTTATTACTCATCAACATTATCTAGTCAAAGGGATCTGCCGCGGGAAGCAGATCCCTTTGATTTTTTATATTATCCATCGTTATCACCTCGTCCAATTGGACACATTTACCAGGTTTCTTTCCAAGAAATTCATGTTACTATTATTTAGTCGAGTCCGACATCTCGGCAATACCCTTTTGGAGCCCTGCTACTTCCCTTGCAGGGCTTCTTTCATTTTATATACATTCATAGCTCCCAACAATTTACTTCGGAGTATCCTCTTTTATTTTCCATTTCCAAAATCTACCTCTTACACTTACAATAGAATCTTCTTTATCCCCACCGTTTTATAAAAACGTTTGGACACGTAACCTAGAGGTGGACTTTATCATAACTTGAGGTATATATGTGTAAAGGAGTGTAAGTATTATGTATCCTTATTGGCAATCGTATTATTATCCATATGATACCCCTTATGTAAATTGGGATTTATCGATACGAAATTACCGTGTGAGTAAAAATGAAGCTTTTTTACAAGGTTATATGCGATCTCTATGGGAACAACATGTTGCTTGGACGAGGCTAGCTATTATAAGCATCATTTTTAATTTACCAGATGTGAACGTTACTGTTGCACGCCTTCTTCGAAATGCAACAGATATGGGAAATTCTCTTCAACCTTTCTACGGTGAAAATGCGGTAAAAAAATATAGTGAATTGATTAAAGATCACTTAGTCATCGCTGCGGACCTTGTTAAAGCCGCAAAAGCTGGAGACCAAAGTGCAGCTTCAGCTATAGAGAAAAAATGGTACGCTAACGGAGATGAGATTGTCGAATTTCTAAACAGTATAAATCCATATTTACCGAAAGAAGAACTAAAAAAAATGTTTTACGAACATTTAGCACTGACTAAATCTGAAGCACTAGCCATCTTAAATAAAGATTATGAAGCAGGTGTAAAACTGTACGATAAAATTGAAAAAGAAGCCATAGAAATGGCTGATGCTATTACGGAAGGAATCGTAAAACAATTCCCTCAAGTATTTCAATAGTAAAAAACCGATTCAAAAACGAATCGGTTTTTTAAACTTTATCCTCCTTAACCATTCATAAATTTCTTTATACATCTAGTTATCCCTCACTGAACTCTTTACATTTGGCCTATATCGATATATTTTATTAGTAGTCATTTTGTAGGAGGAAATATATTGATTAACGCCGTAGGACTCGCTTTTATTCTGACTAATAAACTTGAAAAGAAGAAAAAAGTTTATCTTAATGATAAATTTGCACTAATAGACATTATCGACGCTAAAGAGGTATATGATTCTGAAGGGAACCCATTAGTAGAACTAACTTGTAAATATAGTATTTATTTAGATGAAAAATATTACTGTAAATCGCTCGATGATTATACTGGACAAGTGTTCCCTTTTCTAAGTTCAAAAATAGGAAAAGGTCTCGTAAGAAATTTAAATTATTATTTTTCATATGTAGATGTATATGATGAAAAACCACCAGTTAAAGAAATAAGAACCCTTATGAAGCAAGTGACAAACAGATAATAAACGAATATATTCAAAATAGAAGCATCCAATTTGGGTGCTTCTATTTTTTTAATCAATTTCTAATTCAGCTATAGACCTTCTTCTAAATATATCTAAACAAACACTAAAACAAACATATAGGAGGGCTTAGTATATGAAAACTTTCAGAAACGATAGTAAATAAACGCCTAAACCGAATTAAAAAAGTTGGTTTATTCCTCTTATTACTTTTAATTGTATAGGTTGGATATATGGAATTTCTTTATAGAAATGGCTTTTGTCAGAAAAGAACTTTGGTGTAAACTTGCAAGGCTTTCGAAAGACTCATCTGGATACTCTTATACATGCAAGTAAAACGGATTCAAGCAAACTATCATTAATTGAACTAATCAATACATCTTGTTCTCAAATTTGTATAGGAGAAACATCACATATATTACACTAGACCATAGTTATATACTGTATAAGGAATCTGGTGGGAAAAATATAATTTTAGAAATTAAGAAGAATGATAAATAGGTAATCGAAAAGAAAATGGTTAAACAAAGACTTTAAAAACAATTGCATATAAAGGCTTTTAACTTTAAAAATTCTTCCTGTACCATCTATTCAACATTGAAAAATTATATTTCGTTACACTCCTCAACCGCACCTTTCAACCGCTGCAACATATAACCTATCCCTTTACATCCCTCTAATGGATACGTAATGATTTCTTCTGAATATAACTGTATGACTACTTTTTTATGTTTCTTCCCTGCAAGCAAAACAATTTCATCAAATTCTAGCAATCCTTTATCAACCATTTGTTTTTGTAGTTCTTCTATACTAATAATCTCATCACTTTTTGAATCAAATGCGAGGTCATAGTTTTCGTTTACGATATCAGTTGGCCTTAAAAATCCATGCTTTGCAGATAATATAACCCAGTTTTCGAAAAACTTAGATGCATACGCCTGACATGCTTTTCCGAATGGACTGATATATACATCCTTCGCTTCTGTAGGCCCTTGATTAGAATACTTATCCCAAATTTTCTTTTTTCCACATGGAATAATACCTAGTCTTGTCATTGTTGTTTCTTACCTCAATTCTAAATTACAATATAAAATTTTACTTTTCAGTACATTTTCTTTCAAGCTATTTTATAAATATCTATAAAAATCATATCCTCTTCATTAAACGAATAAAAATATAGCGTTGCCCTTTTCTTCATATTCACCTTCTATTTCTCCTACCCCTAAAATACTCCAACCTTCATCTGTTTTTATTGGTTTTTCATTTATCACGAAATAAATTTGTTTGATATTTTTAATCTCTTCTTTATAGGTCGATATGACGGGGTGATTAATCATATATGTTTTATTACGTAAATTCACTCCTAAAAAAGTTTTATGTAATACTTTATTTCCATTTAAAATTAGATTCATGGGATTTAACATATTTAGTTCTA
The DNA window shown above is from Bacillus clarus and carries:
- a CDS encoding NAD(P)-binding domain-containing protein gives rise to the protein MSLEALNEQVKRDLSYLAFGGEDWVCPTHHPEGHVYDTVIIGGGQCGLGVAFGLLRERISNILIIDENSEGYEGPWVTYARMMTLRTPKHLISIDLGVPSLTFRSWWEAQFGPKSWEDIDKIPRNDWMNYLRWYRKVLNLPVVNEVKMKLIEPAGEDIYRLHIEGAGASSNTLLARKVILATGIQGGGEWHVPSMISETLPRHLYAHTSEDIDFEALKDKKVAILGGGASAFDNANFALSEGVCSAHMFVRRTEMPRINPMRQMGVSGLIERFHVLSDADKYAVMAHYFKHQPPTNDTFERAASHPGFKLHLGAPWLDVQHEAEKAVVTTPQGNFTFDFLIISTGLVTDHSLRPELKLFERHIARWDDYYNAPAEIANHKLDAYPYLGPGFTFTCRDKKETKHLHGLFVFNYSAVVSCGISASSLPGMRYGIPRLVSAVADQLFSDNHEEILKNFYSYNEAEFVGEWTKRGSDVR
- a CDS encoding IS6 family transposase; this encodes MGYFKGKQFKKDIILVAVGYYCRFSLSYRDISELLRERGISVHPTTIMRWVHEYGNLIYQIWKKKNKKVQSSWKLDETYIKVKGKWRYLYRAIDKGGYTLDIQLRKTRDHQAAYAFMKRLVKAFGEPTVLTTDKAPALLCAFNKLKEQGFYRRTTHCTVKHLNNLIEQDHRHVKRRFAKSIGFQSLRHTSRTLKGIETVHALYKRKRSLQQPNFVFSTYNELQQLLTIA
- a CDS encoding Tn3 family transposase; the encoded protein is MPNRASLFHLKELILHYDWLIHQKIPVYLLESFSSTKIQQMAAEAKTLDAYRMSEIEKKKRYTLAISLISVQTSRILDNIGEMLIKRMMSIHKKGREFLQDYKKQTQKRTDSLVATLQHVLMAYQTEGIPDERLQAIQQVLGDKEDQVLQDCEDHLSLSGDNYYLFLQKFFKSHRSTLFKILEVFPLRSTTQDSSIVEAIQFIFSHQHTRKEWISVAHIKKIGLWKREVTPLLNLSWIPDGWWRWLSPKKKREVVPEELNRRHFEVCVFSQIMWGLKSGDLYIEGSEKYADYRKQLISWEEYEENLEEFCNQLNLPSLGSDFTKKIHHNLQQVCHNTNKSFPHNQQVRIEKGEVVIGKLKKKKVLPELKELENYIMYNLEPINVLDMLADTEYWLNWTRFFGPISGYEGKLENHIDRYLTNTFCYGCNLGPTQTARSIQEIDRKQIAWINQRHVTIEDLDKAIRYIINAYNRFELPKYWGDGKSASADGTIWDVYEQNLLSENHIRYGGYGGIGYYHVSNTYIALFSNFIPCGVWEGIHILDVLMNEKVDIQPEILHSDTQGQSTTVFGLATLLGIQLMPRIRNWKHLKLFRPNSQDSYEHIDELFSGEINWSMIENHYPDMLRIAMSIKAGKITPSTILNTLGTYSKKNKIYQAWFCCKVFLREVKM
- a CDS encoding DUF4158 domain-containing protein, translating into MPSIQDTIYPRIKHNLSTEDLRSVYTPTRSEIEWTSLKTKGTLQQLVLLILLKTVQNLGFFTRISDIPPIIIKHIAQSAQLPIPIETEWEAYSKTRTIKRHYQFVRQYLKIQQFDHNARQIMLDTMKHIAGSKDDPADLINAAIEELIHQRYELPVYNTFKEAANEIRHKSYRFIYEQVYESLQEQQLQQIDYLFQTEPDTFYSPWNRLKEDAKPCLLVSFKRVNSALRLVNTSKNTCLPS
- a CDS encoding DUF6884 domain-containing protein; translated protein: MTRLGIIPCGKKKIWDKYSNQGPTEAKDVYISPFGKACQAYASKFFENWVILSAKHGFLRPTDIVNENYDLAFDSKSDEIISIEELQKQMVDKGLLEFDEIVLLAGKKHKKVVIQLYSEEIITYPLEGCKGIGYMLQRLKGAVEECNEI